A window of Desertibacillus haloalkaliphilus contains these coding sequences:
- a CDS encoding LutC/YkgG family protein: MTSGMIQNKEKFLNTVAGRLGRDRRTSGVTRPQWKKQPQWEVFKDYSQDQLLEQLKEQCSRIHTEIEVTTSAQVERVLGEVIERFDGKSLITWDDPRFHEQKLDKYFDKLTGEGKEFYQWEPARGDENIKIAERADIGITFSDMTLAESGTVVLLSDQGKGRSVSLLPEKYIALIPKSTIVPRMTQATHEIHKIAKQEGRFPSCVNFISGPSNSADIEMNLVVGVHGPIQACYIVIEDV; encoded by the coding sequence ATGACCTCTGGAATGATTCAAAATAAAGAAAAGTTTTTAAATACCGTTGCTGGTCGGCTAGGGAGAGACCGCCGAACATCAGGAGTTACTCGTCCACAGTGGAAAAAGCAACCACAATGGGAGGTATTTAAAGATTATTCGCAAGATCAATTGTTAGAGCAACTAAAAGAGCAATGTAGCCGTATTCACACAGAGATTGAAGTGACGACTTCCGCTCAGGTCGAGCGTGTACTTGGAGAAGTGATTGAGCGTTTTGATGGCAAATCATTAATTACATGGGATGATCCTCGATTCCACGAGCAAAAACTTGATAAATACTTTGATAAGCTAACTGGCGAAGGTAAAGAGTTTTATCAATGGGAGCCTGCACGCGGGGATGAGAACATTAAAATTGCCGAGAGAGCCGATATTGGCATTACGTTTTCTGATATGACACTTGCTGAATCAGGTACGGTCGTTTTATTAAGTGATCAAGGCAAAGGGCGTTCGGTCAGCTTGCTTCCAGAAAAGTATATTGCACTTATTCCAAAAAGTACCATTGTACCACGGATGACGCAAGCGACTCATGAAATTCATAAGATAGCAAAGCAAGAAGGACGTTTTCCTTCATGTGTGAACTTTATTTCAGGTCCAAGTAACAGTGCTGATATTGAAATGAACTTGGTCGTTGGCGTTCATGGACCGATTCAGGCGTGCTATATCGTCATTGAGGACGTATAA
- a CDS encoding LutB/LldF family L-lactate oxidation iron-sulfur protein, giving the protein MAMKIGQDEFFGRVDEGLNNTFMRKAMVSAQERLKNGRLNAADELGNWEDWRDHAEEIRQHTLENLDYYLEQLAENVVKKGGHVYFAQTAEEANEYVQSIAKQKQAKKVIKSKSMVTEEISMNEALEAAGCEVIESDLGEYILQIDDHDPPSHIVAPALHKNKDQIRDTFHEKKGYENTSKPEELALFAREQLRGEFLEADIGITGCNFAVAESGSISLVTNEGNARLASTLPKTQITVMGMERIVPTWEELDVLVSMLCRSAVGQKLTSYITGLTGPKEEGDVDGPEEFHLVIVDNGRSNILGTEFQSALQCIRCAACINVCPIYRHIGGHSYGSIYPGPIGAVLSPLLGGYDDYKELPYASSLCGACTEACPVKIPLHDLLIKHRRNMIEKEGKGAFGEKLAMKGFAMAASSPKIYNIGSKAAPTMMGPYSKEGKITKGPGPVKPWTDIRDFPEPSKENFRSWFKKRDQGGTKS; this is encoded by the coding sequence ATGGCTATGAAAATTGGTCAAGACGAGTTTTTTGGACGAGTCGACGAAGGCTTAAACAACACTTTTATGCGTAAGGCGATGGTTTCTGCGCAAGAACGGTTAAAGAATGGGCGACTAAACGCTGCTGATGAATTAGGAAATTGGGAGGATTGGCGAGATCATGCAGAAGAGATCCGTCAGCATACACTAGAAAACCTCGATTATTATTTAGAGCAATTAGCAGAAAACGTTGTAAAAAAAGGTGGGCATGTATATTTCGCACAAACAGCGGAAGAAGCAAACGAATATGTCCAGTCGATTGCTAAACAGAAACAAGCAAAAAAAGTAATCAAGTCAAAATCAATGGTTACTGAAGAAATTAGTATGAATGAAGCATTAGAAGCTGCTGGGTGTGAAGTGATTGAGTCAGATTTAGGCGAATACATTCTCCAAATTGATGATCATGACCCACCATCCCATATCGTTGCACCGGCTCTGCACAAAAACAAGGATCAAATTCGGGATACCTTTCATGAAAAGAAAGGCTATGAAAATACGTCGAAACCAGAAGAGTTGGCGTTGTTTGCACGTGAACAGCTCCGTGGCGAATTTTTAGAAGCGGATATTGGGATTACAGGATGTAACTTCGCAGTGGCTGAATCAGGAAGTATTTCCTTAGTGACAAATGAGGGAAATGCAAGACTAGCGTCAACACTGCCAAAAACGCAGATCACCGTGATGGGAATGGAGCGTATTGTTCCAACATGGGAAGAGTTAGATGTGTTAGTTAGTATGCTTTGTCGAAGTGCAGTCGGACAAAAATTAACAAGTTATATTACGGGATTAACCGGTCCGAAAGAAGAAGGCGATGTTGACGGGCCAGAAGAATTTCACTTAGTTATTGTAGACAACGGGCGTTCAAATATTCTCGGCACAGAATTTCAATCGGCATTACAATGTATTCGTTGTGCCGCTTGTATCAATGTTTGTCCAATATATCGACATATCGGTGGTCATTCTTACGGTTCGATTTATCCTGGGCCAATCGGTGCTGTCCTTTCACCGTTGTTAGGTGGCTATGATGATTACAAAGAGTTACCATACGCTTCAAGCTTATGTGGCGCTTGTACAGAAGCATGTCCGGTAAAAATTCCGTTGCATGATTTATTAATTAAGCATCGTCGCAATATGATTGAGAAAGAAGGAAAAGGTGCATTTGGAGAAAAATTAGCGATGAAAGGCTTTGCGATGGCAGCGAGCTCTCCTAAAATTTATAACATAGGGTCAAAAGCAGCACCAACGATGATGGGGCCATATTCAAAAGAGGGGAAAATCACGAAAGGACCAGGACCTGTGAAGCCGTGGACAGATATTCGTGACTTCCCTGAACCGAGCAAAGAGAACTTTAGATCGTGGTTTAAAAAACGTGATCAAGGAGGAACAAAATCATGA
- a CDS encoding replication-associated recombination protein A has protein sequence MKKQPLAYRMRPKKIEEIIGQQHLISKGKLLHRMVKANHLSSMILYGPPGTGKTSIATAIAGSTDTHYKLLNAVVHNKKDMEIVVEEAKMSGKLILILDEVHRLDKGKQDFLLPFLEKGLLTLIGATTANPYHAINPAIRSRCQIFELHPLQPEDIKEAILRAVHDQSDGLGTYNVDIDEDALNHLAIACGGDVRTALNALELAVLSSKESDGKITIDLKTAEECIQKKSFTHDKNGDGHYDVLSAFQKSIRGSDVDAALHYLGRLIEVGDLTSISRRLLVTAYEDIGLANPQAGPRALAAIEVAERVGFPEARIPLANTVIELCLSPKSNSAYKALDHALADIRKGHTGEIPSHLKDAHYQGAKDLGRGVDYKYPHDYEHGWVKQQYLPDRLKNKTYYQPKTTGKFEQALSEIYNKLK, from the coding sequence ATGAAGAAACAGCCATTAGCATATCGGATGAGACCCAAAAAAATCGAAGAAATTATCGGACAACAACACCTCATTTCAAAAGGGAAGCTTCTCCACCGCATGGTCAAAGCGAATCATTTATCATCAATGATCTTATACGGACCTCCTGGGACTGGAAAAACATCAATTGCAACCGCCATTGCCGGTAGCACAGATACACACTATAAGTTGTTAAACGCGGTTGTCCACAATAAGAAAGACATGGAAATTGTTGTTGAAGAAGCAAAAATGTCAGGGAAACTTATTTTAATTCTTGATGAAGTCCATCGCCTTGACAAAGGAAAACAAGATTTTTTATTACCATTTTTAGAGAAAGGGCTCCTCACGTTAATCGGAGCGACAACCGCAAACCCATATCACGCCATCAACCCAGCGATACGAAGTCGTTGTCAAATCTTTGAGTTACATCCATTACAACCAGAGGATATCAAAGAAGCCATACTGCGTGCCGTTCATGATCAAAGCGATGGACTCGGAACCTATAATGTCGATATAGATGAAGATGCACTTAATCATCTTGCAATCGCTTGTGGAGGGGATGTCCGTACCGCCTTAAATGCATTAGAACTTGCTGTTTTATCATCGAAAGAAAGTGACGGCAAAATTACTATTGATCTCAAAACGGCCGAGGAATGCATTCAGAAAAAAAGCTTTACTCATGATAAGAATGGTGATGGACATTATGATGTTCTCTCCGCCTTTCAGAAATCCATCCGTGGTAGTGATGTCGACGCTGCCCTCCACTATTTGGGGCGCCTAATCGAGGTTGGAGATTTAACGAGCATCAGTCGGCGATTACTTGTAACGGCGTATGAAGATATTGGCTTGGCTAATCCACAGGCTGGACCAAGAGCCTTAGCTGCAATAGAAGTTGCTGAGCGAGTTGGCTTCCCTGAAGCGCGCATTCCACTTGCAAATACAGTAATTGAGCTCTGTTTGTCTCCAAAATCAAATTCAGCCTATAAAGCACTCGATCATGCATTAGCAGATATTCGCAAAGGACATACCGGTGAAATTCCGTCACACTTAAAAGACGCCCATTATCAAGGAGCCAAAGACCTTGGCCGTGGGGTCGACTACAAATACCCGCATGATTATGAACACGGCTGGGTCAAGCAACAATACCTCCCTGATCGCTTGAAAAACAAAACGTATTATCAACCGAAAACGACCGGAAAATTTGAACAAGCACTAAGCGAGATTTATAACAAGCTTAAGTAA
- a CDS encoding cysteine desulfurase family protein, with protein sequence MERIYVDHAATSPVHPDVVDAMIPYLKEHFGNPSSIHHFGRENRHALDSARRVMANSIKAKDDEIIFTSGGTEADNMAITGYALANRSRGNHIITSAIEHHAVLHTCQALEKLGFEVTYLPVDSFGCISLDDLKQVVREETILITIMYGNNEVGTLQPVEEIGGFLREKGIAFHTDAVQAYGTLDINVQALPVDLLSVSSHKINGPKGIGFLYAREGIKLEPHLHGGEQERKRRAGTENIAAIVGFAKAVEIALHTMPERQETYQLLCRRMVDILNDEQIEFEINGHQHHRLPHILNISFHGVNVESFLVNLDLAGIAASSGSACTAGSLEPSHVLAAMFSQNERIASAVRFSFGLGNTVDEIEKVAVEVAKIVKRIKQ encoded by the coding sequence GTGGAACGTATTTATGTCGATCATGCCGCAACATCACCGGTACACCCAGATGTTGTCGATGCAATGATTCCATATTTAAAAGAGCATTTTGGGAACCCGTCGAGTATCCATCATTTTGGTCGGGAAAACCGTCATGCACTAGATTCAGCACGGCGAGTGATGGCTAACAGTATAAAGGCAAAAGACGATGAAATTATTTTTACAAGTGGCGGAACTGAAGCTGATAATATGGCGATTACTGGCTATGCGCTAGCAAACCGAAGCCGTGGGAACCATATTATTACGTCAGCCATCGAGCATCACGCAGTTCTTCATACGTGTCAAGCCCTTGAAAAACTTGGTTTTGAGGTCACTTATCTGCCGGTTGATTCATTTGGTTGCATTTCGCTTGATGACCTAAAGCAGGTGGTCCGTGAAGAGACCATCCTTATAACGATTATGTATGGAAATAATGAGGTCGGAACGTTACAACCGGTTGAAGAGATAGGCGGATTTTTACGCGAGAAAGGCATTGCTTTTCATACCGATGCTGTGCAAGCCTATGGTACTCTGGATATTAATGTCCAAGCACTTCCAGTTGACCTTTTATCTGTTTCCTCACATAAAATCAACGGACCAAAAGGGATCGGTTTCCTATATGCTCGTGAAGGGATTAAACTTGAGCCACATCTCCATGGGGGAGAACAAGAGCGAAAGCGACGCGCAGGTACGGAGAATATCGCGGCCATTGTTGGCTTTGCAAAAGCGGTTGAAATTGCACTTCATACCATGCCTGAAAGACAGGAAACATATCAATTGCTTTGTAGACGAATGGTTGATATTCTAAACGATGAACAAATCGAGTTTGAAATCAATGGCCATCAGCATCATCGATTACCTCATATTTTAAATATTAGTTTTCATGGGGTGAACGTTGAATCTTTCTTGGTTAATTTAGATCTTGCAGGGATTGCTGCGTCAAGTGGCTCCGCATGTACAGCTGGCTCGCTTGAACCGTCACATGTATTAGCGGCGATGTTTAGTCAAAACGAACGGATTGCCTCAGCCGTCCGTTTTAGTTTCGGTTTAGGTAATACAGTTGATGAAATCGAAAAAGTAGCTGTTGAAGTTGCCAAGATTGTTAAGCGAATTAAACAGTAG
- a CDS encoding (Fe-S)-binding protein, with translation MKVSLFITCLADVFYTNVGKHTVEVLERLGCEVDFPENQTCCGQPAYNSGYHKEAREVAKHMIRTFENSDYVVSPAGSCVSMLHEYKHLFEDDPEWQVRAEELANKSFEFTQFIVEVLKVKDVGAKLDANVTYHTSCHMTRLLGVKDAPMTLLENVEGLTLTSLPNKETCCGFGGTFSVKMVPISEQMVNEKIEHIEETKAEVLVGADCGCLMNIGGRIERQGKPIKVMHIAEVLDKTK, from the coding sequence ATGAAAGTCTCATTATTTATTACATGTTTAGCAGATGTTTTTTATACAAATGTAGGTAAGCATACAGTTGAAGTGTTAGAACGGTTAGGGTGTGAAGTTGACTTTCCTGAGAATCAAACATGCTGTGGGCAACCTGCCTACAATAGCGGCTACCATAAAGAAGCGCGAGAAGTAGCCAAACATATGATTAGAACGTTCGAAAACTCAGATTACGTTGTTTCGCCAGCTGGCTCTTGTGTGTCGATGCTACATGAATATAAGCATTTGTTTGAAGATGACCCTGAGTGGCAGGTGCGTGCGGAGGAACTTGCTAATAAGTCTTTTGAATTTACGCAGTTTATTGTTGAAGTCTTAAAAGTTAAAGATGTCGGTGCAAAGCTGGATGCAAATGTGACATATCATACATCTTGCCATATGACAAGACTCCTCGGTGTCAAAGATGCTCCGATGACATTGTTAGAGAATGTTGAAGGGTTAACGTTAACAAGCTTACCGAACAAAGAAACGTGTTGCGGCTTCGGTGGAACTTTTTCGGTCAAAATGGTTCCAATTTCAGAACAAATGGTTAATGAGAAAATTGAACATATTGAAGAGACCAAAGCTGAAGTTTTAGTGGGAGCTGATTGCGGTTGTTTGATGAATATCGGTGGACGAATTGAACGTCAGGGCAAACCGATTAAAGTAATGCATATTGCCGAAGTTTTAGATAAAACGAAATAA
- the mnmA gene encoding tRNA 2-thiouridine(34) synthase MnmA, with protein sequence MDRQQKKPEDTRVVVGMSGGVDSSVTALLLKEQGYDVIGIFMKNWDDTDENGVCTATEDYNDVIQVCNQIGIPYYAVNFEKQYWDKVFTYFLDEYKAGRTPNPDVMCNKEIKFKAFLDHAMSLGADYLATGHYARVEQRDDKFRLLRGVDDNKDQTYFLNALNQEQLSKAMFPIGHLPKAEVREIALKADLATAKKKDSTGICFIGERNFKEFLSSYLPAQPGEMKTLDGEVKGKHDGLMYYTLGQRQGLGIGGAGEPWFVIGKDLKENVLLVGQGFHHSGLYSEGLIATDINWVTDEKRTEKFTCTAKFRYRQTDQPVRVIPRANGEVEVLFEEPQRAITPGQAVVFYDGDECLGGGTIDTVIKERVRDKTS encoded by the coding sequence ATGGATAGACAACAAAAGAAACCTGAAGATACTCGCGTCGTCGTCGGTATGTCTGGTGGTGTAGACTCATCAGTAACAGCATTATTATTAAAAGAACAAGGCTATGACGTTATAGGTATCTTTATGAAAAATTGGGATGATACCGATGAAAATGGTGTATGTACAGCCACGGAGGATTACAATGATGTGATTCAGGTTTGTAACCAAATTGGAATCCCTTATTATGCGGTTAACTTTGAAAAGCAATATTGGGACAAAGTGTTCACCTATTTTCTTGATGAATATAAAGCTGGGCGGACACCAAATCCAGATGTAATGTGTAATAAAGAAATTAAATTTAAGGCATTTTTAGATCATGCGATGTCGCTCGGAGCTGATTATTTAGCTACTGGACACTATGCACGTGTTGAACAACGTGATGATAAGTTCCGCCTTCTTCGCGGCGTTGACGACAATAAAGACCAAACGTACTTTTTAAATGCGCTGAACCAGGAACAACTATCAAAAGCGATGTTTCCAATTGGGCATTTGCCTAAGGCGGAAGTTCGTGAAATTGCTTTGAAAGCTGATCTGGCAACAGCAAAGAAGAAGGACAGTACGGGGATTTGCTTTATTGGTGAACGGAATTTTAAAGAATTTCTAAGTTCATATTTACCAGCTCAACCAGGGGAAATGAAGACGTTAGATGGTGAGGTAAAGGGTAAGCATGACGGATTAATGTATTACACATTAGGTCAGAGACAAGGACTAGGTATCGGTGGTGCAGGTGAGCCTTGGTTCGTGATTGGAAAAGATCTCAAAGAAAATGTTCTCCTCGTCGGACAAGGATTTCACCATTCAGGTTTATATTCTGAAGGCTTGATAGCGACAGATATAAACTGGGTAACGGATGAAAAACGAACAGAAAAGTTTACGTGTACAGCGAAATTTAGATATCGACAAACCGATCAGCCTGTACGCGTGATTCCGAGAGCAAACGGTGAGGTTGAAGTACTGTTTGAGGAGCCACAGCGTGCCATTACACCAGGACAAGCGGTCGTCTTTTATGATGGTGATGAATGCTTGGGTGGAGGAACAATCGATACAGTCATTAAAGAAAGGGTTCGGGACAAAACTAGTTAA
- a CDS encoding L-lactate permease, whose translation MSIGVLSLLALVPILSVLLFLVILRWPAKRAMPIAFIVTVVIAMFVWDVPGNQVAAASMNGVVTALEVLFIVFGAILMLNTLKESGAIQTIRQGFTDISPDRRVQAIIICWLFGSFIEGASGWGTPAAIAAPLLVAVGFPAMGAVMVALIIQSTPVSYGAVGTPILIGVGSGLSGSSMVEGTASSLGMTFDAYINSIGGQVAIIHAIVGLLIPLFMVTLLTRFFGKNKSFTEGLALWKFALFAGVAFTVPFAIVANVLGPEFPAMFGGLIGLAIVVPAAKRGFLMPKKVWNFEEKSKWDPEWTGKLEISNQPLAKPISPFMAWLPYIIVGALLVITRVNSLPFGDWLKAFTLEANNIFGTEISIDSEPLFLPGTVLITVSIISYFLYKMTSNAYGRALKDSFGTIVSAAPALLFSVPMVQVFINSDVNASGFESMPLVLAEGVSVAIGENWPAVAPAIGALGAFVAGSNTISNMMFSLFQFGVAENIGVAGATVVALQAVGGAAGNMICVHNVVAASAAAGLVGKEGNLIRKTLIPTTYYVFFAGGIGFVALNGFGFNIGTLMVTIVVSGAVFAFIKGSQKQREESKQQKDAA comes from the coding sequence ATGAGTATTGGAGTTTTATCTTTATTAGCACTTGTACCTATTCTTTCAGTCTTATTGTTCTTAGTTATTTTACGTTGGCCTGCCAAACGTGCGATGCCGATTGCTTTTATTGTCACAGTTGTTATTGCGATGTTTGTCTGGGATGTGCCCGGTAATCAAGTGGCAGCTGCCAGTATGAACGGAGTTGTAACCGCTTTAGAAGTATTATTTATCGTCTTTGGTGCGATCTTGATGCTTAATACGTTAAAAGAAAGCGGTGCCATTCAAACGATACGTCAAGGATTTACGGACATTTCTCCAGACCGACGAGTTCAGGCGATTATCATTTGCTGGTTGTTTGGGTCATTTATCGAAGGGGCATCCGGCTGGGGAACGCCAGCGGCCATTGCAGCACCATTATTAGTAGCTGTTGGTTTTCCTGCGATGGGGGCAGTTATGGTTGCCTTAATCATTCAATCAACACCAGTGTCCTATGGGGCTGTAGGTACACCGATTTTAATTGGTGTTGGTTCAGGACTCAGTGGATCATCTATGGTTGAAGGGACTGCGTCAAGCTTAGGGATGACATTTGATGCGTATATTAACTCGATTGGTGGACAAGTTGCTATCATTCACGCGATTGTAGGGCTGTTGATTCCGCTGTTTATGGTTACCTTGTTAACGAGGTTCTTCGGTAAAAACAAGTCATTCACTGAAGGGCTAGCACTATGGAAGTTTGCGTTATTTGCAGGGGTGGCATTTACTGTCCCATTTGCAATTGTCGCTAACGTTCTTGGTCCAGAGTTTCCAGCGATGTTTGGAGGGTTAATCGGACTGGCGATTGTTGTTCCAGCTGCTAAACGAGGCTTTTTAATGCCGAAGAAAGTGTGGAATTTTGAAGAGAAATCTAAATGGGATCCGGAATGGACTGGTAAATTAGAGATTTCAAATCAACCGTTAGCGAAGCCAATATCACCATTTATGGCGTGGTTACCATACATTATCGTTGGTGCGTTACTCGTTATCACTCGTGTAAATTCACTACCATTTGGTGATTGGCTTAAAGCATTCACATTAGAGGCAAATAATATCTTTGGTACAGAAATATCAATTGATAGTGAGCCTTTATTCTTACCAGGTACTGTTTTAATCACGGTATCAATTATCTCGTATTTCCTTTACAAAATGACATCAAATGCTTATGGTCGCGCCCTCAAAGACTCTTTTGGAACGATTGTAAGCGCTGCACCAGCGTTGTTATTCTCGGTGCCGATGGTTCAAGTCTTTATCAACTCGGATGTCAATGCGAGTGGTTTTGAAAGCATGCCGCTTGTATTAGCTGAAGGTGTATCTGTTGCGATTGGTGAGAATTGGCCGGCGGTAGCGCCAGCGATCGGAGCATTAGGCGCGTTTGTTGCCGGAAGTAATACGATTAGTAACATGATGTTTTCGTTGTTCCAATTTGGTGTAGCTGAAAATATCGGTGTTGCTGGTGCAACGGTTGTCGCTCTTCAAGCGGTTGGAGGAGCTGCAGGTAACATGATTTGTGTTCACAATGTTGTAGCCGCTTCAGCAGCAGCCGGCTTAGTTGGAAAAGAAGGGAATTTAATTCGTAAAACACTGATCCCAACTACCTATTATGTATTCTTTGCAGGAGGTATTGGATTTGTTGCCTTAAATGGGTTTGGCTTCAATATCGGAACGTTGATGGTTACAATTGTCGTCAGTGGGGCTGTGTTCGCCTTTATTAAAGGAAGTCAAAAGCAACGTGAAGAAAGTAAGCAACAAAAAGACGCCGCATAG
- a CDS encoding YczE/YyaS/YitT family protein, with translation MEVRTKRFLLRWLFFMVGLIIMSFGIALLIKADLGSAPWDVLHIGLQLQFGLTIGTWTVIAGFFIIVLSTLLTKEWPQAGAFINMVLVGVFVDVFYFILETPSSLYGQFLMLFLGIIIIGYGMGLYIAPKCGAGPRDSLMLAITQRTGWKVQWVRSGMEVIVLTVGWLLGGPVFIGTILFSFGIGTVVGFTLPQCQQFVDRVIERGVNNENIDKRTLRANDHDGISKEVR, from the coding sequence ATGGAAGTGAGGACGAAGCGTTTTTTATTACGTTGGCTATTTTTTATGGTTGGATTAATCATTATGTCTTTTGGGATTGCACTATTGATTAAAGCTGACCTTGGTAGTGCACCATGGGATGTCTTACATATTGGTTTACAGCTTCAGTTTGGCTTAACAATTGGAACGTGGACAGTGATTGCTGGCTTTTTTATTATTGTCTTATCAACGTTGCTTACAAAAGAATGGCCACAAGCAGGGGCTTTTATTAATATGGTTCTTGTTGGTGTATTTGTAGATGTGTTCTATTTTATTCTGGAAACACCAAGTTCGTTGTACGGACAATTCTTGATGTTATTTTTGGGTATCATTATTATAGGGTATGGTATGGGGCTATACATCGCACCTAAGTGTGGTGCAGGGCCCAGAGACAGCTTAATGCTAGCTATAACGCAACGAACAGGCTGGAAAGTGCAATGGGTCAGAAGTGGGATGGAAGTGATTGTCCTGACTGTTGGCTGGTTGTTAGGTGGACCTGTTTTTATTGGTACGATTTTATTTAGTTTTGGAATCGGAACAGTTGTAGGGTTTACATTACCACAATGTCAACAATTTGTTGACCGAGTGATAGAAAGAGGGGTAAATAATGAAAATATCGACAAAAGGACGTTACGGGCTAACGATCATGATGGCATTAGCAAAGAAGTTCGGTGA
- the cymR gene encoding cysteine metabolism transcriptional regulator CymR, with the protein MKISTKGRYGLTIMMALAKKFGEGPVSLKSIAKDHNLSEHYLEQLIAPLRNAMLVKSVRGAYGGYMLAKEPIEITAGDIIRVLEGPISPVEVMDDEEPAKRDLWIKIRDAVKEVLDNTTLHDLATYKDSGDQEYYMFYI; encoded by the coding sequence ATGAAAATATCGACAAAAGGACGTTACGGGCTAACGATCATGATGGCATTAGCAAAGAAGTTCGGTGAAGGTCCCGTTTCGTTAAAATCGATTGCGAAGGATCATAATTTATCAGAGCATTATTTGGAGCAGTTGATTGCACCGCTCCGTAATGCCATGCTCGTTAAGAGTGTTCGCGGTGCATATGGAGGATATATGCTTGCCAAGGAACCAATTGAAATTACAGCAGGGGATATTATCCGTGTTTTAGAAGGGCCGATTAGCCCAGTGGAGGTTATGGATGATGAGGAGCCTGCCAAACGTGATTTATGGATTAAAATCCGTGACGCAGTAAAGGAAGTGTTAGATAATACGACACTTCATGATCTTGCGACGTATAAAGACAGTGGCGATCAAGAATATTACATGTTCTATATTTAA
- a CDS encoding RsfA family transcriptional regulator, with amino-acid sequence MKVRQDAWSHEDDLLLAETVLRHIREGSTQLRAFDEVGDETNRTSAACGFRWNAVVRQQYEEEIKLAKKERKERKRAASYLPYSKPVQTITTEQSRELSLTDVIGYLQHLNRDDNQSDKLKKENEKLLKENLELLTKNKELESELEKTKKDHKVIEEDYQSLIQIMNRARRMAILQEDEPMSPSTFKMDKNGNLEKVAK; translated from the coding sequence ATGAAAGTAAGACAAGACGCATGGTCCCACGAAGATGATTTATTACTAGCTGAAACTGTACTACGACACATTCGAGAAGGAAGTACGCAACTACGTGCCTTCGATGAGGTTGGTGACGAAACAAATCGTACGTCCGCTGCATGTGGATTTCGTTGGAACGCGGTCGTACGCCAACAATATGAAGAAGAAATAAAATTAGCAAAAAAAGAACGAAAAGAGCGGAAACGGGCAGCTTCATACCTCCCTTACTCTAAACCAGTACAAACCATCACAACCGAACAAAGCCGTGAACTATCTTTAACCGATGTCATCGGCTATTTGCAACACTTAAATCGAGACGACAATCAATCAGACAAACTAAAAAAAGAAAATGAAAAATTACTAAAAGAAAACCTCGAACTGTTAACCAAAAACAAAGAGTTAGAATCAGAATTAGAGAAAACGAAGAAGGATCACAAAGTCATTGAAGAAGACTATCAATCACTTATTCAGATCATGAATCGTGCTAGACGAATGGCTATTCTTCAAGAGGACGAGCCAATGTCACCGTCTACATTTAAGATGGATAAAAACGGGAACCTTGAAAAAGTCGCAAAATAA
- a CDS encoding tetratricopeptide repeat protein: protein MTDKNELGVKYMREKQYEEAAKLFNEAIEENPKDAVAYTNFGNLLAMVGELEKAIVFFDRALEIEPTTATAHYGAGNAFYNLEQYDDAIDMFQKAIKNKLDEADVYFMLGMSYYQKGNLPHALANLKTAAERNPEDLDARFQYGLCLAQLEQIDEAITEFEAVIAGNDNHADAFFNLGVAYAYKDDPRRALNYFNQALEIQPDHLLAGNGKKKIEEVLAEE, encoded by the coding sequence ATGACGGATAAAAATGAATTAGGCGTAAAATATATGCGTGAAAAGCAATATGAAGAGGCTGCTAAATTATTTAATGAAGCAATCGAAGAAAACCCAAAAGATGCAGTAGCTTATACCAACTTTGGAAATTTACTAGCAATGGTCGGCGAATTAGAAAAAGCGATTGTCTTTTTTGATCGCGCTCTTGAGATTGAACCAACGACAGCAACAGCTCATTACGGGGCTGGTAATGCGTTTTATAATTTAGAGCAATATGATGATGCGATTGATATGTTTCAAAAAGCAATCAAAAACAAGTTGGACGAGGCGGATGTCTATTTTATGTTAGGGATGTCTTACTATCAAAAAGGCAACCTTCCTCATGCTCTAGCCAATTTAAAAACAGCTGCTGAACGTAATCCTGAAGATCTAGATGCTCGTTTTCAATATGGGCTATGTCTGGCTCAATTAGAACAAATCGATGAGGCAATTACAGAATTTGAAGCGGTTATTGCTGGAAACGACAACCATGCGGACGCTTTTTTTAATTTAGGTGTGGCCTACGCTTATAAAGATGATCCACGGCGTGCGTTAAACTATTTTAATCAAGCATTAGAGATTCAACCGGATCATCTCCTTGCAGGTAATGGGAAGAAGAAAATTGAGGAAGTGTTAGCGGAAGAATAG